The DNA region gagggatatttacggcAGAGTCCAGGCGCCCGACGTAATCGTAACAGATCGGGATGAGGGTTTGGCTGCAGCTATTAGTGTTGTGTTTCCAGGTGaacatgtttttattattaattattatcgacctatatatatatatatatatatatatatatatatatatatatatatatatatatatatatatatatatatatatatatatatatttgaattaattttaaatatgtttttgaTGCAGATGTACGACATTTATTATGCGTGTGGCATATAggcaatgacgtggagaacatggtcgataaattgtgtggcggcaagaaaaatcaacaggggcagatattcaggcaaacaaaatggaaccccttggttaataGTCTGACGATCGCCGAAtttgaaaacagatgggaagggattgtgtccacttggtcgactaggaacCGGAAGGTCGTGCGATATTTGGCTGGTacatggattcctcacaaacagaaatttgtgcgtgcctggacgaatgattgttttcACTTGGGTAACAGTactaccagtagagttgaaagccaacactcttccttcaagtactacttgggtagtggtaatagctcattcgatacgctctttaaaagggcacacgcacaaacAACGAATCAACAAGCGAGAATAAGACAAGCTCTTGAGGAATCTAAGAATTCCATTTCAAGGACGTCCCGACTGAATTTTCTTAgaccgttgtatcgtcatgtttctATATTTGCCTTGGAACAGTTGATGATGGAGCACAAACGAATGTTAAACCTGGGCAGTTGTCTTATAGAAAGATGCGGTTGTGTCCTTCAAAAAACCCACGGATTACCATgcgcgtgttactgttacttgtcaATAAGGTCTaatggtgctttgtacttggacgatatacTTCAGCTCTGGAAAACGTTAAAGTACTTAGATCCAGAAGAAGAGGCAAATGAAgaagtacggcacgcaaacgccgatgataaagagtactttcaatcgttggtggatgaagttttaaaatccGACCCCTCAGTTGTACGACGTGTGTCTGAAGTACTTGAACAAGAGCTACACCCCGATAGTAacgatatacctgagccacaagcaagtccaccgaggaaaggaagaccaatgacaagcagaaccttgaggagaaacaaaagtgcgttTGAGTACAATACATCGTCCTCAAGGGGTCGTGGATCAAGATCTTCATCACGCAGGAGATCCAGAGGTAGATCTAGCAGCCGGTCGCATCAGTAatcagttggaattaacttcagtttcaacttatctggtACGCTTATTCCTTTTCATATAATCTTATATGTTTTAGATCAATTGAGTGATGttaaaatattgttattttttcagaTGGTCCAGCAGGACgtgatttttaactttttccgaGGCCAGAAAACATTCCGTTTATTCTTCCGCCATATCTGTTTGACTGGATTGATGTCATAGGTGACggtaattgtggatttagagccATTGCCGTTACAGAGTTAGGGGGCGAGGAAGCATGACCTCTGCTCCGACGTGCAATGACTTTAGAAATTGAAACGCACAGAGAACAATATGCACGCGTCTATCTATCACATCAATCAGTGGAGGAAGCTATATACAGAATTGGTGCCCACAACAAAGGACCTGCTCCGTTCAGTCACTGGATGGAGGCGACAGCATTGTATTCCGCAGCAACGTTTCCAAACATAGCAATTGCGTATTATGGCTCTGCGGATGGTCATCCAATGTACAATTGCTTAATGCTTCCTTTAAGAAGAACAGGGGGAACGCATGGCGTAAATAAACTTATACATGTTCTTTGGGTAAACGAgaatcattatgttcagcttttaatgaacgatgattcatcgcTACTGCCGCCAGTCCAACAAAATTGGAGAGCAGCAGCAAGCAATGAATGTGCAGATTTATAAAGACAGTATCGTAACAGGATATCACTTTGGAATATAATGTGCGGCATTCAACGACAAGGGACTAATAACAGCGTCGAAGACGCGGTCAATTTAGATAATCCATAGTGTTTATTGTACTGTTTATATATagtgttatcatttttataattCTATTCAttgtaataattatatttatagtattcattgcatgattaatttagttaataaaTTAGTAAGTGATTCAAACGCAACACGTAACACAAAAAGTTGTTCATCTATacagattataaaaaaaattgttcattcattacaAAATCCACAAATGTCTATTAAGGGCTACGCCCTCTACACTGTTGCCATTCCGCAAACAACTCTCTAAGATCATCTAAATACATATCAGCAACATCTCTTTTCCGAGGCGTCATTTGGGCAATAGCTGGCATCCTGAGCAATGGCGCAAGTCGAGCACTATATTCAGCAGCAAACtgtaaaaatcatacaattgaattgtcaaaaaattacaaagtcAATTCCGGTTatgaaacataaaaatgaaatatataattagaaaCACTAACGTATTTGACTCTGTTATCCGCTACACCAAACGCAGCAGCAGGTCCTTCACCAGGGATGAGAAAACAGTGggaagacactctaaaccagtcaaCGTAATCAGGgccagcctctgatggaaccgatGTCCGACGCAATGCCTGCTCAACTACGCGAGCGCagtaggggaacctactccacatctcAGTAAACATAGGAGAAGAAGAGAATGTCACTGAGTAGGAGCCCTGTGCCGGTCGCACagcttgggtaggtctcagCGGAGGGGGAGGAATATCCTGTGCAAAACCGAGCTGCCTcactgtcctctcaggcaaataAACCTCCACGACATCGAAACAGGTGATACCACCGATATAGGCGATAcgtgggtgctcgttcaataaaGCCCTAGcagaagtcatgtacggagtccactccacctgcccacaaagaaaataaacataatcaacataacataatattaatataataatcataattatgtTTGAGTTTATGTACAACACCTGTGTCTCTATCATGGCGTCCAGTATGCTCCTACAGTCTCTCAATCTGCTCAGCTCACGGATTGGCTTCTGAGGGGACCACATCTCTGCCCTAGTCTTGTTCGGCATGTCAGCTTGACGCAGATTGGGGCGGAAGGctgggaagtactcgtaaatccatatCTGCAACAGTATCAgacaaccagcaatagtcttgcacccagtccttgtcgccatacccagttggcgatacaaGTACGCAAGCGTCAAAGTACCCCGGGCAATGTCAGCCTGATCAGCGGCGACAGCAAGAACAGGGTGAGGACGCATCCCGACTCTAGTTTTATCCACGAGCAGTAGCTTGAGTATCCATAGTctgagaacggtggcatagctgcaacaaTGCACCCACGTTAATGCTACTGCTGGTGAAGTGCCCCTTCGCACGCAGCTCCGACAATGGCTCCCCAAAAAGGCCGGCCAGGCCCAGCTGCCAGTCTTGATCAGACGGTTCCAcgggaagtgaaccgtcaatACCAATTCCtaagatgcgttgcacgtcATGCAACATTATACTCATCTCCCCCCaaggcatgtggaaggtgttggtatcaggctgccacctttccacaaatgcTGTAATAAGAGCactgtcgatgtgctggtgcattatatacAGCAGACGACCAAGGGGACTGGCAGGTAACACCCTGTACAattcatcagacatgtcctgcAGTCTGATGATTAAATCCAACGTCTTCTTCCGAGGACGacattccaaaatcggaggggtgCGCTCCAATCCCTCGAATATTACCTTTGCTACatgcccaccgtagctgggtattaaagtggtatcaacagggcccccgggctggggtgatgtgatcaaccagtccGTGTCCGCGGACTGGTTGcgcctcctcccccgtggagccgcatcctcaacCTAGCTTACTCCTGCCTGATCAGAAGTGCCAGCCGACCCATGCCCTCTAATCCTGAACTTACCAGCATGCCCTCTTATGAGcgtccaatcaacaggatgACCGACAGACTCATCCTGACCGACAGACTCTTCCCGGCTAACAGAATTGTCGTAATCAGTATGAtcgtcacctgagccgaccgtatgacTATGTAGGCTACTCTGGCGCTCCAAGCGACTACGCACTTGCTCTAGGGTActtgaacgttgggcctgactatgtacGGCCGCCTGTTCTTGCCTTGCTCGCCTAGCagatcccgtaacccccctctcagTAAAGTTGGCCTAGATCTATTGCCGCtcaataaccctctaaaaaacccttttcctttaccttgatttccagccatttactacaattttcgtattttaataactattaataaaaatttataagcataaaaaattaaattaagacgACATTCCAAAGTTAATATaataaacacttacaatcatataaattacaaacaagtaacaacaaaaataattcacaattacaaaaaaataaacaattattatattcataaatatttaaacaactaaaatgtaattaattaattacacaaaataaattcattccaataaaaaaaaattaaataaattcttatacgaaattttaaaaaaaacaaaaaaaaaaatcaaaaattctgatttgaaatttaaaaaaaaataaataaaaaaaattaactcaaatttctgatttttcaaaaaaaaaaaaaaatttaaaaacacatatttcaaatttttgatttaaaaaaaaaataaaatttaattaaattaaacattATTCGACATTCTAAttcgaaataaaaaaaacaaaaaataaaaaaaaaattcataaattctgatttgaaatttaaaaaaaatatatattcaaaaatatttattcaaaattctgatttaaaaaaaatagtaaaaacaaaatatttcaaaaattctgatttgaaattaaaaaaaaaatatataaataaaaaaataattcatatttctgatttaaaaaaaaataaaaaaatttaaaaatcattattcAAAATTCTGTTtcgaaatttataaaaaaaaattaattacaaaaaaataaaaaaaattttaataattttattcaaaaattctgatttgaaaattataaaaaataaatattaaaaataaaataattcataattctgattttaaataaaataaaaaattaataaattaaattttaatatttctaaattgtgattcgaaatttaaaaaacaaaaaattaaacaaaattcaaaaataaatttttcaaatttctgattcgaatttaaaaaaaaaaaaaaaaaagatgtttaGTCGCACAAAAACTGCGACTCTACCTAGGTTaaatcgcactttttgtgcaactgggttttgaatttgttttttttttcctttttttttctaaaatttaaattaaaacctaCTTCTTAAAACAACATTATCATATTACAatctattacaacatttattaaataacaataactaagaaaataaattaattttacaataaactcattcgaaatttaaaaaaaaaataaaaaaaaatattcatcccagtcgcacaaaaagtgcgactccacCTAGATtaagtcgcactttttgtgcgactgtgtTGTGAGAcagggttttgatttttttttttccttttttttattctcaaatttaaattaaaacatacttcttacaacaacattatcatattacaatctattacaacatttattaaataacaataactaagaaaataaattaattttacaacAAACTCAttcgaaatttttttaaaaataaaaaaaaaattaaaattcatcccagtcgcacaaaaagtgcgactgtgatgaacaaattttttttttctttcgtttgaattaaattaaaaattacctcgattttTCGTTGACGACTTCGATTCCAAAGCTTTAGCTCCGATTAGTTTTAAGTGAAGAATTTGAATTTATGGAAGTGATGagagtgttattgagtgagtttgaagtgttttatagaggttttaaggttagtggcattttcgtaatttttttaattccagGGGCATTTTGGTAAATTCGTTcgaagggggtggcgataaaataaaaaggatggcgacaaataagaatcggtTAAAGTTATTGGTAATGAAACAAACCTGAAATCAGACACAATAATGAAACAAGATCAAGCAAATGCAGGAGTACCTAATCCGTAAATATTTTTGAACTTtgccatcctttttattttatcgccactccttatatattgaattttcaaaacTACCCCTGATTACTTTTCAAACTTTCAATCTTTAACATCCCTTTAAAAACTCTCTCCGAACACTCATTGAactaaaataagctaaaactaaaaatcGAATTACAATGGCCAATGAAAATGAGGATCAATATGATTGCGGAatcaatatgattgtgttaaaatttgatacatgattactcttttggctataactttaaataaaaaaatcatataattgcAATGTTACGGCATTAGAACCTAAACtttctttttaataatatattatatactcaatTCCAATAACCGATAACCAAACGAGAAGTACAACAACAAAACCCAGTTaaacaaatcacaaaaacaagaaagctacctactttataaacaaaaaaaatcagaagaaataagaataaaaacagacaaatacaacaaaaacccaattaaaaaaaaaaaaccctacaAAATAAGTGAATTTCTACCGAAATAACCTAAAAATgacaaaagataaaattaaaatgaaaattaatgaaataaaacgTACCAAAAATAAGACCATCGGCAATCAATCGCCTGGAAAAATCATCCGTATTGGGTACGATTAAAACTTTCGGAGCTAGTACATTGAGCAATAAAAGGAATTTCTTGATCATCCGACTGAAAATAAAGCTTGTAAATCTCAAAGTTGTTAATTGAAATAATTCGACAAGATCAATATGATGTTAAGAATtttgattaatgacaataatttcaatgaactaacaaacgtttgataaaataaaatttgcaaaaattaacgcaatgatttaaggaggttcactcAATGATgtctacgtcctccgtggtgtgtagctgcttgtttatattattttagtggagtaaaacactcttacaaatgaagtattacaattgagtaagagataaaacaaaggctatgtgtttggcttaggggttatGTTTGATGTACCTTGGATGAacatgagagctctctatttatagtactaagtacATTCAATGACAATATAGCCTTAATTCTATGTAATAACTATTTTGAAATAGCTCCAAGAAGTTAAAGGGACAAAAGTCAGCAGCTCATGAATTGTCAAAAAGAAACCGCTCAACCGGAACAAAAGcgtgctcggtcgagcgagctacagCAGGCTACTGGATGTATTCTGTTTGTTCGCTTGACCCACccaagagctcgctcggtctagcgagctggtcgagcgaccttcagtATTCTTTTTTGTCAGTTTCTGCTCGACTAACATTGCAAAGCATCATTAAAAAACCTTTTGCACTTCTTTATAAAACACCATCAACACCAATAACTCCCATGATTACTTCACCAAATAAATCACACTTACACACTACAAACATTAAGTTACCAACTTAAAACACTCACATTAACACACTcataggattccatcccaagagacACACATGAATGCACTCATCAATTTGTGCACTCAaatcacaccattcataacaataatcatccgatgtattaaactaaccctaaagttttctaaaaaactCTGAATTTTCAATCTAAAGAAGTTTAATCaatgaaatcaaaatgaaaCTCAACGATTTCATTAATAATGGAAACTAACCTTGAGAAAATCAATGGTGAAAGAAAAGAAACTGAGGAAGcagagaaagagaagagtaGAGCCGGAGAAGAGTAAAGCAGGAAGCCGAGAGAAGAACTTTTTAGGTGAGAGAGGGAAGTTCAGTGATAACAACAAAGAGGAAAGAAGAGGAGCAAAAGAAGCGTGAAAAGCAGAGTGAAAAAGTAGAAAAGTAAACAATACTTTTACTATTCATAATAAACAGTACTCTTTCCTTCCACTCTTTTTATAATTAGAGGATTTAACTCTAGTGTGAAaatcatacccataaaatcaaatacTTTTTGACTATATAGCCATTTTCCACTTAAATTTTTTGAAGTCTTCTTTGTCGACTGTTATATGCCAATATTGTTATTCaggtatattttttttcttttaatcataTTCACACAAGTTCAATGCAACGATGAttttgttaaagtatataatatattctgagACTCAATATATTTAAGCtattaattgagttggtttcttaacatGGTATAGTAGAAGCCAGCGCGACAAGATGTTacgagtttgaatctcaactacccctcatttaaagtagaaTAATTAGCGCCAGCTATGATGAGAGTATTATATGTTGCATCCACATTTCAACAAGCTCTCGTGTGCGGGGGCGTATTAGaacatataacatatcttgtatataattatttacataataattaatattcacaAGAATATTCGTAATATTCTAATCTATTACTCCCTTcgtcccattgaatttgcatcattttccattttagttcgtcccacttaatttgcatcatttttatttttggacaatggtcCATCACttatttttaatctcatccatatattttaagtctcttttaattttatccacacaatttattctttcccttcttatattaatttattctctctctttatttattatcactttcttaaaaacaacttaattccTATATGATCCAAATCAAAAAGTACTGACTACTACACTTTTGCAATCTTATTCTTAgagttgtgcaaaacaaacccgacccgaaaatccgacccggaaccgaaaattatccgacccgaaaaatgtaagttttttggtttaccgaaccgcaattacccgaaccgatacttcactcgaaccgtttaataaccgaaaatggcaaaatcgaactcgaactgcaaccgaattttataaccgacatataaaccttaaccgatgttacccgaactgaacagtgatcgacccgagtcaaatccgacccgaattatgcacgtaaccgaatgcaacctgactaaaaccgattaagatcgaactgtttttaacccgaactgatacaaacccgaaccgattgttaatcgaactgttttttacccgaactgataccaacccgaaccgattgttaatcgaactgttacaaatccgaatcaatttttcacctaattttagcaaattaggtccaatttcagttttctaattatgattttttgaatatttgaaactaatttctaatattgaaagattgtaaacaagattatatataaatattttagcaaatcaattataaaccaataagattttaccaattcttcaagctttaagccccaaaaatttacattcatcacttatacatccaccaaatataaatttacaaatattaagtttttaaccccaaaaatttacatccatcacttatacatccaccaaattaacatatacaaatatcaagttttttaccccaaaaattttacatccatcacttataaatccacctaatgtaaatatacaaatatcaagtttttaaccccaaaaattaacattcaatcagcaactatatatagttacatATCCACCATAAAATCTCTCACGTACTGCTGCTTTGCTTGTGGTACCATATTTCAATCTtgaacaaaaaacaaacaaaaaaagtattaaaagaaagtaattcattcttataagaaagatacaaaaaagaaacacctaaaattttgctaCCAGAATATGTATCACATGTCGGGTGAGATCATTGTAATGCCTTTCAAGGTCAACAAACACCGCATGTTCAGCAAGCTACCAACATGAATCATAGCTAAGGAAACATTTCTAATTGCCTAATCTCAAGTAAACAAGGCTATTAGAAAGTTGCCTATAAGACTAAGACTCATGGATAACATTCACCCAACCCAACGATTATCAAGTTTCCATGTGACTTGTAAGGTTAAATTACTTGCGTCCAGATTCCGTGTTTCAATTTGAGCCACAATCAGATCCATAAGAACCAACATCTTTTGCATGGCAACAATCAAGTGAATAAACCATAACTGAGTACATAAAGTACACGAAACAGGAGTTATAATAGAATGataattaactaaaatttatttaaaaagtaaaatacgtACCAGATTCTAAAGATGAGGATCCACTTGGACCCTGATCTCCCTTAGCATGCGATTCTGCATCGGGGACTAAGTCACTGCCAACAACTAATCCTACTTCATCAGATTCTTCTTCATATCCAAACAACCAATTACGAGTTAAAATCAAGGCTTCAACATGTCTTGATAAAAGGGATGCTCTCCATCTATTCAAAATTCTTCCTCCCATAGAAAAAGTTGATTCGGATGCAACTGTGGTTATTGGAATAGCCAATATGTCTTTAGCTATTTTAGACATAATTGGGTATGTAGTTTGTTGGTCTTtccaatacaacaaaatatcaaaCTTCGAATCACCATGCATGTGCAAAGGTGATTCAAGGTATTTTTCCACTTCCGATAaaatatttgaagaaaaaagtAGTTCTTGAGAACTTTCAAAACTCtgtaaacaaacaataaaacatatgaaacttattaatagtaataataataaatatattgttaaaaggagtttaaaattaaataatacatacctCATAGCCATCAGAATCACGAGAGCATGAACCAACTAATGCGACATTTTCAGAAGTAGAAGCTTGATGAGTTTTAGTCGATAAAGTAATTGTAGACTTGTAATCATTGAAAATATTGACAAGTCCAGAGCGAACCCTCACAATTTGTTGATAAACCTCATCCTCAGATTGATAAACCTTtctaaaatgatgttttagaaatggaatcttatgCCTAGGGTCAAACACCGCAGCAATAGACAAAATTAAAGAGGACTCGCCCCAATATTTCTCTAACTTCTCAAACATCTCATTTCTCATCCCTCTAATGCAGGTATCCTCACTTTCACAAGCACGTCGTAGGTGGTACTTTGCCTTACAAACTTGTTCAAAATACAGATTTGCAGTGGGATAATCTGACCCAGAAAAAAGATTGGTCATTTCATAGAAAGGTTGAAGAATAGAAGCCATGTTTTCAACAGATTCCCACTCACGATCAGTGAGCTTTAAGGTGTAGTCAGGCTCAGTACTACCAAAGCGATTCACCGCAACTCTATAGTCAAGAGCTCGCTTCAACATTAAGTATGTAGAGTTCCATCTCGTTACAACATCCAACCACAATTTCAGCGAAGAAGGTTTTTCCAACTGAgatacaaaatctctaaacctaATCATCCTTCGACCTCCAGCTAAAGAAATTCCACCTCTTCCTCTACTAGTTTTTGCACGCTTTGGTGGACGAATAGGACATTGGACAACTTGTCTAGGGTTCGGGTTCACATTCCTTGGAGTGGATACACTAGTTTGTAACTCTTCAAACGCtgttaatttcaacaaaaataatacacaTGCTAGTAATTTATCTCAATATTGAACACAATGCAAAAGAATGATAAAGTACACAACATATAAGGTACTTGAACCATTAGATTAACAAATTACCCGTGTTCGAAATATTGTCAAATTGAAAACCATTAGCTTCATTTGCCTCATTAAAATTCATCTTCCTACAATTAAGAATTAGAGATTGAACAAATTTAATCCTATCTTCTAATTTCAAAAGAAGTATTGAACATTGTTTgaacaaaattatacattaatatgTATTCAAGATTACTAATACAattacaaactatcttatacttCTCTGAATAATAAGCTATTAAAAATGAGTGACAAAGAAAAACTGCTTGGAGGACTTATAGCGGGTATTCTGAGACTACTTCAACTCAGACTACACCAACTAAGAGTGCAAGTAAGCCTCCGAATCCTGGGTATGGTCCGATGAGTTTACGCGTAGTTCCCATAGAGGAATGACACCAacaatatttgaatattttttcagTACAATGAGCAGATCACAGCTCTCCTTGATCCATCATCAACAAATTTGTTTCTTCGTGATACTGTGAAAATTGTGTCCGATAGAAGCAAAAACATTTACGTTAGAATATTCAGATCCAATATATGATTGTGAATTTTGAAGCAAAAACCATAGTGGTATGaccaataacaaagaaaatgatgccAATTTTGGTCCATTTGATAAAGCTAACTAAAAACACCAAAACAAGGGTTCAACAGATGAACAACTTACAAAAACTTGACAGttgcaaccatttcaacataggaACAACATATGAACAACTTACAGGGGTCCATTTGATAAAGCTAACCATGAATATCAGCCGTTTTCTATACaaaaacttacaattttaacccAAACAAGAAAACAGATGCAAAAGTCACTATCAAAACCCATAAGCATTAATCAAACATTCAGACTAAAAcctaaaaagtaataatatggAAAAAGTAAGTTCATGTACATGGAAGAAGCTTGCAATGTTATTCATAATTAGGAACACATTTGGTTGGGTAAATTGCAAGTCCTTAGGTCAGTTTTGAATACATCAATGGCATTTGGTATAAGATGGATTGGATTTCATGACGCTGAAATTGAAGAAATGTGCGAAACAATAAGTGCAACATCAAATAATCCAGCGATAAACCAACGATAAGAAATTAATCCAGCGATAAACCAAAGATAACATAAAATTCAAGCATCCTTATTGCATCTTGAGAGCTTGAAGGCTGGTTAAATTAAAATCCCCTTTCTATGAATTTATATCACAGATTCACAGTTATCCTTATTAGAAGTATCCATTACTAtctaagattttatttgagTGTTTATATCCTTATGTGAACCTAACCAACTATAACAAATCtcaaacatcatcatcattatacacAAATGATTCTCAATAAAGATATACATAACTATCAACTATGTCTAAGTGTGTACTTACCATTAAGAATAACAACTACAATTCACACTGCAAAACAAAAAGGCACTTCTATGACAGAAGAGAATTGCATACAGAAATTAAACTTTCATAAATACAGACTTCAATTACACGATGGGGCTCCTTCCAAAGCAGATAAGGTTGCATACAGAAGACAATTGAACTAAATCTTCATAAATACAGACTTCAAGCATGCCAAGAAAGTAAAAAATGACCCcaatgaatataactttcaaAGACAATAGCATAAGCCCTTACCTTCCTTC from Amaranthus tricolor cultivar Red isolate AtriRed21 chromosome 3, ASM2621246v1, whole genome shotgun sequence includes:
- the LOC130808248 gene encoding uncharacterized protein LOC130808248, encoding MVPQAKQQYVRDFMVDMRARQEQAAVHSQAQRSSTLEQVRSRLERQSSLHSHTVGSGDDHTDYDNSVSREESVGQDESVGHPVDWTLIRGHAAKVIFEGLERTPPILECRPRKKTLDLIIRLQDMSDELYRVLPASPLGRLLYIMHQHIDSALITAFELVLTVHFPWNRLIKTGSWAWPAFLGSHCRSCVRRGTSPAVALTWVHCCSYATVLRLWILKLLLVDKTRVGMRPHPVLAVAADQADIARGTLTLAYLYRQLGMATRTGCKTIAGCLILLQIWIYEYFPAFRPNLRQADMPNKTRAEMWSPQKPIRELSRLRDCRSILDAMIETQVEWTPYMTSARALLNEHPRIAYIGGITCFDVVEVYLPERTVRQLGFAQDIPPPPLRPTQAVRPAQGSYSVTFSSSPMFTEMWSRFPYCARVVEQALRRTSVPSEAGPDYVDWFRVSSHCFLIPGEGPAAAFGVADNRVKYFAAEYSARLAPLLRMPAIAQMTPRKRDVADMYLDDLRELFAEWQQCRGRSP